The Cohnella abietis genome has a segment encoding these proteins:
- a CDS encoding glycosyltransferase: MTTYITPELAARFQQFGSHTYIQSGGTFDHPERIAIGHGIFIRAPYSINVIESDNKSTAILLGDGCQINPGLTITANNSVKLGRNVLIGPHVHIHDEVNKQIHIGEGAWIGANATLSGDVRIGTGSVVRPNSVVVSNVPDYCVVAGNPAAIVEIFDVSSSKWIAVSGSMHANTLLAVRRQHPLLSICIPTYNRAPHLEQCLQSIYSQIGNNELIEVIVSDNASNDATAEIANRYASLYSNMRVVRNEENIGADRNIFQVMNLAQGKFVKLQGDDDFYVDGTILPLLHVLHSHGDCGIVQIFVRNGDGRIWTGEGMSAYLNATSIYATFITSIVLRREDLVKLEEPALFLHSSFNQLYLQYAILENNPRFCVMNCGMFTYAGLSSDEYNFAEIIFRSYQSILQHFVGRGLSQDDINREKKQTLFGYAIPWFREIITTKMIADTDRFEEIYSELYQDEPYYDEALAIIVSIRQLQA, from the coding sequence ATGACAACGTACATCACGCCTGAACTAGCCGCTCGGTTTCAGCAATTCGGGAGCCATACCTATATTCAAAGCGGTGGTACCTTCGATCACCCTGAGCGGATAGCAATCGGTCATGGCATATTTATACGCGCTCCTTATTCGATAAATGTTATAGAGAGCGACAACAAGTCTACTGCAATCCTTCTAGGGGACGGCTGCCAGATTAATCCTGGGCTCACGATTACCGCCAATAACAGTGTTAAATTGGGCCGTAACGTGCTTATAGGTCCCCATGTCCACATTCATGACGAGGTTAACAAGCAGATCCATATTGGTGAAGGCGCTTGGATCGGCGCGAATGCCACCCTGTCAGGTGATGTACGCATTGGCACCGGCAGCGTCGTCAGACCGAATAGCGTTGTTGTAAGCAATGTTCCTGACTATTGCGTAGTAGCCGGAAATCCAGCTGCAATTGTTGAAATCTTCGATGTGTCTTCAAGCAAATGGATCGCTGTTTCTGGAAGTATGCACGCGAATACGCTTCTCGCCGTACGCCGTCAGCATCCCCTTCTATCTATATGCATTCCGACGTATAATCGCGCGCCCCATCTTGAGCAATGTCTGCAATCGATCTATTCGCAAATCGGGAACAACGAATTAATTGAGGTCATCGTGTCCGATAACGCTTCTAACGATGCAACTGCTGAAATAGCCAATCGATATGCTTCTCTTTATTCGAATATGAGAGTTGTGCGTAACGAAGAGAACATCGGTGCGGATCGCAATATATTCCAAGTTATGAATCTGGCACAAGGTAAATTTGTCAAATTGCAGGGTGATGATGATTTCTACGTAGACGGCACAATACTGCCACTGTTGCATGTTCTTCACAGCCATGGTGATTGCGGAATCGTTCAAATCTTCGTAAGAAACGGCGACGGGAGAATTTGGACCGGCGAGGGGATGAGTGCTTATCTTAATGCAACATCCATTTATGCCACCTTTATTACATCGATTGTTCTACGACGCGAGGATCTAGTGAAGCTTGAGGAGCCCGCACTATTCCTTCACTCCTCTTTTAATCAGCTCTATCTGCAATATGCGATTCTGGAAAATAATCCACGATTCTGCGTTATGAATTGCGGCATGTTTACTTACGCTGGTCTTTCTTCGGATGAATACAATTTTGCCGAGATCATCTTTCGGAGCTACCAGTCGATCCTGCAGCATTTCGTAGGCAGAGGATTGTCACAGGACGACATTAATCGAGAAAAGAAACAGACGCTCTTCGGCTACGCCATTCCATGGTTCAGAGAAATAATTACGACGAAAATGATTGCAGATACGGATCGATTCGAGGAAATCTATTCCGAGCTTTATCAAGATGAACCTTATTATGATGAAGCTCTAGCTATCATCGTTTCCATTCGACAGCTTCAAGCCTAG
- the rfbF gene encoding glucose-1-phosphate cytidylyltransferase, producing MKVVIFAGGFGTRISEETHLKPKPMIEIGDKPILWHVMDIYSKYGFREFIICLGYKANVIKEYFAHYYLYGSDVTFDFGSKTNEITVHNRYIDPWKVTLVDTGLDTMTGGRLKRVQKYVGKEPFMLTYGDGLSDLDIRKLVEFHKSHGKLATVTATQPLGRFGALQVTTEGQVLGFVEKPQGDGGWVNGGFFVLQPDVFDYIDGDATVWEKEPLESLAKAAQLMAYHHTGFWHPMDTLRDKNYLEELWKTGKASWKRNG from the coding sequence ATGAAGGTAGTCATCTTTGCCGGAGGCTTCGGAACGAGGATCAGCGAAGAAACACATTTGAAACCTAAGCCAATGATCGAAATTGGAGATAAACCGATTCTATGGCATGTCATGGATATTTATTCAAAATACGGATTTCGTGAGTTTATTATTTGTCTGGGATATAAAGCAAATGTGATTAAAGAATACTTCGCCCATTATTATTTATATGGTTCAGATGTGACCTTCGATTTCGGCAGTAAAACAAACGAGATCACCGTTCATAACCGATATATCGATCCCTGGAAAGTAACATTAGTGGACACAGGGCTAGACACGATGACAGGTGGAAGATTGAAGCGAGTCCAGAAATATGTGGGTAAGGAGCCGTTTATGCTTACTTATGGGGACGGCCTTTCTGATTTGGATATTCGAAAGCTGGTGGAATTTCATAAATCGCATGGAAAGTTGGCGACGGTGACCGCGACACAGCCTCTTGGGCGGTTCGGAGCCTTACAGGTTACAACCGAGGGACAGGTGCTAGGATTCGTAGAAAAACCTCAGGGTGACGGCGGATGGGTAAATGGTGGTTTTTTTGTCTTGCAGCCAGATGTATTTGACTATATTGATGGTGATGCAACGGTATGGGAAAAAGAACCGCTTGAGTCTCTAGCGAAAGCTGCACAATTGATGGCTTACCATCACACAGGCTTTTGGCATCCGATGGATACCCTTCGTGACAAAAACTATTTGGAGGAGCTGTGGAAAACGGGCAAAGCCTCCTGGAAAAGGAATGGATGA
- the rfbH gene encoding lipopolysaccharide biosynthesis protein RfbH, whose product MDLSDQSLRKQILELSAAYHAKKWPQKAFRPGEDYIPVSGKVFDQDEVTSLVDASLDFCLTTDRYARQFEREFAKFMNCRFALLTNSGSSANLLALATLTSPQLGERRLRPGDEVITVAAGFPTTVNPIIQYGLVPVFLDVDIPTYNLDTTLLEAAISSKTKAIVIAHTLGNSFRVDEVKRIADQHGLWLIEDTCDAVGTMFQGKRVGSFGDLATVSFYPAHHLTMGEGGAVLTSSPKLKKIVESFRDWGRDCWCDPGKDNTCGKRFQWQLGELPCGYDHKYTYSHIGYNLKVTDMQAAIGVAQLKKLDGFIAQRKQNFSFLKAALKPLEDVLILPEATEGSDPSWFGFPITLREESPLSRNELVQALEKHRIGTRLLFAGNLLRQPAYQDINCRIVGELHNTERIMKMTFWIGVYPGLTQEMLQHVVNVFHTLLKGSSSS is encoded by the coding sequence ATGGATTTGTCGGATCAAAGTCTTAGGAAGCAAATTTTGGAGCTATCAGCCGCATACCACGCAAAGAAGTGGCCGCAAAAGGCATTTCGACCAGGTGAAGATTATATTCCTGTTAGCGGAAAGGTGTTCGATCAAGATGAGGTAACATCCTTGGTTGATGCTTCCCTTGATTTTTGCTTGACTACAGACCGTTATGCCCGACAGTTCGAGCGTGAATTTGCTAAGTTCATGAATTGCAGGTTTGCACTCCTAACAAACTCAGGCTCCAGTGCCAACTTGTTGGCCTTAGCTACACTTACCTCTCCGCAGCTTGGGGAGCGCAGGCTCCGTCCAGGTGATGAAGTTATAACGGTTGCTGCCGGGTTTCCCACAACGGTAAATCCCATTATTCAATACGGGCTGGTCCCCGTTTTTTTGGATGTGGATATTCCTACTTACAATTTGGATACCACGTTGTTGGAAGCAGCAATCAGTAGCAAAACCAAGGCAATTGTCATCGCACATACACTTGGTAATTCATTTCGAGTCGATGAGGTCAAACGGATTGCGGATCAGCATGGCTTGTGGCTCATAGAAGATACGTGTGATGCAGTAGGTACGATGTTTCAAGGAAAGAGGGTAGGATCATTCGGGGATTTAGCGACAGTTAGCTTCTATCCAGCGCATCACCTTACGATGGGAGAGGGAGGGGCGGTACTGACCTCTTCACCAAAGCTGAAGAAAATTGTAGAATCGTTCCGGGATTGGGGAAGAGATTGCTGGTGTGATCCCGGTAAAGATAACACCTGCGGTAAAAGATTTCAGTGGCAGCTCGGGGAGCTTCCTTGCGGCTATGATCATAAATATACGTACAGCCATATTGGTTACAACTTGAAGGTTACGGACATGCAGGCGGCCATCGGTGTCGCTCAGTTGAAGAAGCTAGATGGGTTCATCGCCCAGAGAAAGCAAAATTTCAGCTTTCTTAAAGCGGCGTTGAAGCCACTGGAGGATGTGCTCATTCTCCCCGAAGCGACCGAGGGAAGCGATCCAAGCTGGTTTGGATTTCCAATTACTCTACGTGAAGAATCGCCTTTATCACGTAATGAGCTTGTGCAAGCATTGGAAAAGCATCGTATTGGTACTCGGCTGTTATTCGCTGGAAACCTCCTTCGTCAGCCTGCTTATCAAGATATTAACTGCCGTATCGTCGGTGAGCTGCATAATACAGAGCGGATTATGAAGATGACCTTCTGGATTGGTGTGTATCCGGGGCTTACTCAGGAAATGCTGCAGCACGTCGTGAATGTTTTTCATACGCTTCTGAAAGGGAGTTCTTCATCATGA
- a CDS encoding glycosyltransferase gives MIVKNEEANIERCLTSVKPFADELIVVDTGSTDRTIELCQAAGAQVYTFEWNNNFADARNYSLDQATGDWILWMDADEVLDGSAAADWKEQLAAETDSVLNVHLINYIGEETNPNETFHIAHTRLFRNRIGLRFLYHIHETLNVEEVFINDHALSRIKLHDGLTIHHYGYLQEYTTAKKKNERNLVMLLHELTVENNNPWTEYHLASEYYRLGKFEQAYEFVNLSIARFLKNDKLPPSLLYKLKYSCLISVGSVEGIPSAIDKAIKLYPDYVDLYFFKGVALYISKLYTLALDVFEQCLLMGEDNINHLTLRGSGSFHAWYYKGGCLEKLGKTELAINAYKEALSLYPNYTHAQEALDSLTMPLKQLEKKG, from the coding sequence ATGATTGTCAAAAATGAGGAGGCGAACATTGAACGCTGTCTGACAAGCGTGAAACCGTTCGCGGATGAATTGATCGTCGTCGATACAGGATCGACTGATCGGACAATTGAACTGTGCCAAGCGGCAGGAGCCCAAGTATATACGTTCGAATGGAACAATAATTTTGCCGATGCGCGGAATTATAGTCTTGATCAGGCGACCGGAGACTGGATTCTATGGATGGACGCAGATGAAGTGCTGGATGGTTCAGCGGCAGCAGACTGGAAAGAACAATTGGCCGCAGAAACCGATTCCGTGTTAAACGTTCATCTGATCAATTACATCGGTGAAGAAACTAACCCGAACGAGACGTTTCATATCGCCCACACCCGGTTGTTCCGCAACCGGATCGGCTTACGTTTCCTATACCATATACATGAAACATTGAACGTTGAAGAGGTATTCATCAATGATCATGCTCTCAGTAGGATCAAGCTGCATGATGGACTAACCATCCATCACTATGGCTACCTCCAAGAGTACACCACAGCAAAGAAAAAAAATGAACGAAACCTAGTTATGCTGCTGCATGAGCTAACTGTGGAGAACAACAACCCGTGGACGGAATATCATCTAGCCAGTGAATATTATCGACTCGGCAAATTCGAACAAGCGTACGAATTCGTTAATTTGTCCATCGCCCGCTTCCTGAAGAACGACAAATTGCCACCCTCACTCCTGTACAAATTGAAATATTCTTGCCTCATTTCGGTCGGAAGTGTTGAAGGTATCCCCTCCGCCATCGATAAAGCGATAAAGTTATATCCCGATTATGTAGATTTGTATTTCTTCAAAGGAGTAGCCTTATACATTAGTAAGCTATATACACTGGCGCTCGATGTATTCGAGCAATGCCTTCTCATGGGAGAAGACAACATCAATCATTTGACCCTTAGAGGCTCGGGTAGCTTTCATGCCTGGTACTACAAAGGGGGCTGCTTAGAGAAGCTGGGAAAAACAGAGCTAGCGATAAATGCTTATAAAGAAGCTCTTAGTCTCTACCCTAACTACACCCATGCCCAAGAAGCTCTGGATAGCTTAACGATGCCTTTGAAGCAATTGGAGAAGAAAGGGTGA
- a CDS encoding glycosyltransferase family 2 protein, whose translation MNDLLRISLCMIVKDEQETLERCLSSVQGIVDEINIIDTGSTDKTKQIAEKFTQRIYDFPWIDDFAAARNFAFAQATEDYILWLDADDILEEKDRLKFITLKQQLNKGTDSVMMPYHLTLDNKGKPGFSLRRNRLVRRDCQFRWEGAVHEVLIVSGTILQSDIAITHHKKEMHTDRNLRIFRQRKQANLTFSPRDLYYYANELRDHDFPEEAAATYEQFLATKQGWIEDCFHACMGMADCYSKLNLEAESVRALLLSLKYGTPRAEMCCRLGLIFLESNRLEQAIYWYNTATRLGRPDQYLGPIVSDYWTWIPHAQLSICYDQMGQWAKAQLHNEMASFHNPEHPGIQNNRKYFGQKIIEMTLSASLSL comes from the coding sequence GTGAACGACTTGCTCAGGATCAGCTTGTGCATGATTGTCAAGGATGAGCAAGAAACGTTGGAGCGTTGCTTGTCTTCGGTTCAGGGAATCGTGGATGAGATCAACATCATTGATACGGGCTCTACAGACAAAACAAAGCAGATTGCTGAAAAATTCACACAGCGCATTTATGATTTCCCTTGGATCGACGACTTCGCTGCGGCACGTAATTTCGCCTTTGCACAAGCAACGGAAGACTATATTCTGTGGCTCGACGCTGACGATATATTGGAAGAAAAGGATCGTCTGAAATTCATAACCCTCAAGCAGCAATTGAATAAAGGTACGGATAGTGTCATGATGCCTTATCATCTTACTCTTGACAATAAGGGCAAGCCCGGATTCAGCCTACGCCGTAACAGGCTTGTCCGGCGGGATTGCCAATTCCGCTGGGAAGGAGCGGTACATGAAGTCCTTATCGTCAGTGGTACAATCCTCCAAAGTGATATCGCTATCACTCACCACAAGAAAGAGATGCATACTGACCGCAATTTGCGTATTTTCCGTCAACGAAAGCAAGCGAATCTGACATTCAGTCCACGAGACTTGTACTATTATGCCAATGAGCTAAGAGATCACGATTTCCCTGAGGAGGCCGCTGCGACCTACGAGCAGTTCCTTGCGACGAAGCAAGGATGGATAGAGGATTGTTTCCACGCCTGCATGGGCATGGCGGACTGCTATAGCAAGTTAAATCTAGAGGCGGAATCCGTAAGAGCCTTGCTCCTCTCCCTTAAGTACGGTACCCCGAGAGCAGAAATGTGCTGTCGTCTGGGATTGATATTTCTGGAATCTAACCGACTGGAACAAGCTATTTACTGGTATAACACCGCCACTCGGCTTGGCCGGCCCGATCAATATCTGGGCCCGATTGTTAGTGACTATTGGACATGGATCCCCCATGCACAATTAAGTATTTGCTACGATCAGATGGGACAATGGGCGAAAGCTCAGCTGCACAATGAAATGGCCTCTTTCCATAACCCCGAACATCCTGGCATTCAAAATAACCGAAAGTATTTTGGACAAAAGATAATAGAAATGACTTTATCCGCAAGCCTATCCTTGTGA
- a CDS encoding MBL fold metallo-hydrolase → MPNDTLIQVSGSSYAWSGKYAVGIYFHKETKTAYLLDSGPNQRTAEMIDHQITNKGYQVAAIIHSHGHFVNTGGSSYFRKHYPELRSYASPLSAPFINSPSLLAPISANSHAQHSNTELLERSDSTAITDIIPYQDGVLEINGIPFTVHTLPGHFPGMIGVQTPDQVLYCADALFGSSTLSKQKLLFFMETSEAKQSLEKLKTLHARQYVIYHGGIYRSISELIEENINLVDNAYSEVLSLIEQQWQTIESLTQRMMSKYEFENIEQQYDLAYTITQSYVRQLLNEGKVARLVRNGILFYKNNNI, encoded by the coding sequence ATGCCAAATGATACTCTGATACAAGTTTCAGGCAGTAGCTACGCATGGTCGGGAAAATATGCAGTAGGAATTTATTTTCATAAGGAAACTAAAACAGCCTATTTACTTGATAGCGGCCCGAATCAAAGAACAGCAGAAATGATCGATCACCAGATCACTAATAAAGGATATCAAGTCGCAGCAATTATCCATTCACATGGCCATTTTGTGAACACGGGGGGAAGCTCTTACTTTAGGAAGCATTACCCTGAGCTTCGTAGCTACGCCTCCCCCCTGTCAGCACCATTTATCAACTCCCCCTCCTTGCTTGCACCAATAAGCGCCAATTCCCATGCGCAGCATTCAAACACAGAATTATTAGAACGATCGGATTCAACTGCAATAACCGATATCATTCCTTACCAGGATGGCGTGCTTGAGATCAACGGCATCCCTTTTACCGTTCACACACTGCCGGGACACTTTCCCGGAATGATTGGTGTCCAGACACCGGATCAAGTTCTCTATTGTGCTGATGCTCTATTCGGTTCGTCAACATTATCCAAGCAAAAGCTACTTTTTTTCATGGAGACAAGCGAAGCAAAGCAATCTCTAGAAAAGCTGAAAACCCTTCATGCTAGGCAATACGTCATCTATCACGGAGGTATTTATAGAAGTATTTCTGAGTTAATTGAAGAAAATATAAACCTCGTGGATAATGCTTATTCTGAAGTGTTATCGTTAATCGAACAACAATGGCAGACCATAGAAAGCTTGACACAGCGCATGATGAGTAAATATGAATTTGAAAACATTGAACAACAATATGACTTGGCATATACCATCACGCAGTCGTATGTAAGACAATTATTAAATGAGGGCAAGGTTGCTCGGTTGGTCAGAAACGGCATACTGTTCTACAAAAATAATAATATTTAG
- a CDS encoding collagen-like protein yields the protein MPHQLTKECESTLSQASIPNITPSITITRDDTLNLLLASIALEELGLSHIINAEAEKIQFAIGTLPGLSTPVTISDLLTVNESVRATLQDTIKTEMLLQSKLEKVLEFSSIAGSTGTGATGATGATGATGPAGSGTGTTGATGATGTAGITGTTGATGATGPAGTGTGTTGATGATGATGTAGITGATGVTGGTFTSNNIKVGSFTQQTITPGSSYVFDTTINLNGTGISFTPGSPDISLSPNSIYWIASYLEGFQLPTGGIAFALRLNGVPLFGSHVGNGGSVGVDTQLSGAFILNTGPGANILQMFNDQATNTTTASNGTIGASLTIMQIG from the coding sequence ATGCCACATCAACTAACGAAGGAGTGTGAAAGTACATTGTCACAAGCGAGTATTCCTAATATTACGCCCAGTATTACTATAACAAGAGATGACACTCTGAACCTGCTGCTTGCATCCATCGCATTGGAGGAGCTGGGACTCAGTCATATCATCAACGCTGAAGCCGAGAAAATTCAGTTCGCAATCGGCACGTTGCCGGGGCTGAGTACACCAGTCACAATCAGTGATTTGCTAACGGTTAACGAGAGTGTTCGTGCTACGCTGCAGGATACGATAAAGACGGAAATGCTTCTCCAATCTAAACTGGAGAAGGTCTTGGAGTTTAGCTCTATAGCGGGGTCTACTGGCACCGGAGCTACCGGAGCTACAGGAGCGACTGGAGCAACAGGGCCAGCAGGATCAGGAACTGGGACCACCGGAGCAACCGGAGCGACAGGTACAGCGGGGATAACAGGAACGACCGGAGCGACAGGAGCAACAGGGCCAGCAGGCACGGGAACAGGAACCACCGGAGCAACAGGAGCGACGGGAGCGACTGGGACAGCAGGAATAACAGGGGCCACCGGGGTTACAGGTGGCACATTTACCTCCAACAACATCAAAGTAGGTAGCTTTACTCAACAAACCATTACACCAGGATCGTCTTATGTGTTCGATACGACAATAAACTTAAACGGAACGGGAATATCCTTCACACCTGGATCTCCAGATATTAGTTTGAGTCCGAACAGTATATATTGGATAGCCAGCTATCTGGAAGGATTTCAGCTCCCGACTGGAGGGATTGCTTTTGCGCTTCGCTTGAACGGTGTTCCACTTTTTGGAAGCCATGTCGGCAACGGAGGCTCCGTAGGTGTCGATACGCAGCTGTCCGGCGCATTCATACTGAACACTGGGCCCGGCGCTAACATACTGCAGATGTTTAATGATCAAGCCACGAATACGACGACAGCTAGCAACGGGACAATCGGCGCTTCACTGACGATTATGCAAATTGGTTAG